Below is a genomic region from Bacillus mycoides.
ATCATTTTAAGTAACTCTGACCAGAACAAAGAGAAAGAGTTCCACTTATTAAATACGATGCTTGGGAAACAAGTGGACGGGATTGTTTTCATGGGTGAAGATATTACAGATATTCACGTTGAAGAGTTCAAAAAATCTCCAGTACCAATTGTATTAGCAGCGTCATTTGATGAACAAAATGAAACGTCATCAGTAAATATTGATTATACACAAGCAGCTTACGATGCAATGAAGCATTTTATTGAGCAAGGACATAAACGTATCGGTTTCGTCTCTGGTCCTTTCATTAATAAAGCAGGAAGCGCGAAGAAGTTACAAGGTTATAAAAAAGCTTTAGAAGAAGCAGGTATTTCATATGATGAAAATCTTATAATTGATGGAGATTACACATATGATTCAGGTATAGAAGCGTTTGAAAGACTTTGGGGCATGGATGAAAAACCAACAGCAATCTTCGTATCTTCTGATGAAATGGCACTAGGTGTAATCCACGCAGCACAAGACGCGGGATTAAACGTACCAACGGATATCGAAGTGCTTGGTTTTGACAACACACGTCTTGCATTAATGGTTCGTCCGCAACTTTCGACAGTTGTACAACCAATGTATGATATCGGTGCAGTAGCAATGCGTCTACTAACGAAATATATGAACAAAGAAAAAGTAGAAGATCACTCAGTTATCTTACCTCACCGTATCCAATTTAGAGATTCAACGAAGTAAGAATAAGAGAGCTCACAGCGATAGCTGTGAGCTTTTATTCATATTCAGGATAATGGTGTTTAACTACTGTATCTACACTTTCAGTTTTCTTAACATGTAAAAAGCGTGCATATAATTCTTTTCCTGTCTCAAATGGTGTGTCATCTAATTCGAAAACATGCAACACTTTTCTAAACGTCCATGTTACTTGCTCACCGTACATATTATCGTACGTATCTTCAGACTGTAGAGCTATCTTTTCACCTAGCTCATGAGCTTCCTCTAAACTGTTCGCCTTAACGAGAATGATACTTTCTTCAAAAAGTGTATCGTGATTCTCTTCATAATGTTCATCAATTTTACTAGGATTAGGTTTACCTGAATGGACAGATTCAAATAATAATTTTACAGCATACACATGAGATCAGTCTCCTTATGCTGAATGTTTTATTTTATAAACAATACTCGCGATAAGTGAAGCGGGTATTGTAAATACGTTGCTTTGATAATGGTAATGTATTTGGGATTCTTTATAAGACATTCGCTACAGTTGGGGGTATTCCTTGTTATATGTCACACAAGTGCAAATTTAACTATTATAGGGCAATGTCATGTATAATAGAAAGAAAAGGCTTGTGAGGGGGGAGAAGAGATGATCGTTCTTTGGATAATTACGCTTTGCATGACTGCTATTTTTGCATATATGACGTTAAAACAAAATGGCTTAAAGCGATTTGTTCCAGGAAGTATTCTTGCAGGAATCGCCCTTATCACGTATGTAATTTCTATTTTTATTGAAAGTGTATCAGTGGACATGAGCACAAGTTTAATGTTCATGGGTATTACACTATTTGCAGGTAGCATTATGGTACTTATGGTTGCAGGTATTATTGCATTTATTCATATGAATTCGGAAACGTTATAGCATATAAAAAAAGGCATGTCCCGAGGGGGCATGCCTTTTTATCCGTTCAATTATGCTCTATCTTTAGAAGAGTTTTGTTGTTTTAGTAAGTCGCGAATTTCGCCAAGAATTTCTTCTTCTTTTGTTGGTTCTGGAAGTTCTTCTTTCTTTTCTTCTTCTTCTCTTTTAGATGTTAGTTTGTTGAAAACTTTAACAAACATAAAGATAGCAGCTGCAATAATTAAGAAATCAAAAATAGTTTGGATGAAGTTACCATACATAATAGATGATTTACCGAATGTAAGTTTTAAATCTGTAAAGTTAACGCCGCCCAGTACCATACCAAGTAATGGTGTGATGATATCTTTAACTAAAGAACTAACGATTTTACCGAATGCAGCACCGATTACAACCCCGACAGCTAAATCGATTACATTCCCTTTGAATGCGAATTTTTTAAAC
It encodes:
- the ccpA gene encoding catabolite control protein A, translating into MNVTIYDVAREANVSMATVSRVVNGNPNVKPTTRKKVLEAIDRLGYRPNAVARGLASKKTTTVGVIIPDISNTFYAELARGIEDIATMYKYNIILSNSDQNKEKEFHLLNTMLGKQVDGIVFMGEDITDIHVEEFKKSPVPIVLAASFDEQNETSSVNIDYTQAAYDAMKHFIEQGHKRIGFVSGPFINKAGSAKKLQGYKKALEEAGISYDENLIIDGDYTYDSGIEAFERLWGMDEKPTAIFVSSDEMALGVIHAAQDAGLNVPTDIEVLGFDNTRLALMVRPQLSTVVQPMYDIGAVAMRLLTKYMNKEKVEDHSVILPHRIQFRDSTK
- a CDS encoding DUF4288 domain-containing protein, with translation MYAVKLLFESVHSGKPNPSKIDEHYEENHDTLFEESIILVKANSLEEAHELGEKIALQSEDTYDNMYGEQVTWTFRKVLHVFELDDTPFETGKELYARFLHVKKTESVDTVVKHHYPEYE
- the mscL gene encoding large-conductance mechanosensitive channel protein MscL; protein product: MWNEFKKFAFKGNVIDLAVGVVIGAAFGKIVSSLVKDIITPLLGMVLGGVNFTDLKLTFGKSSIMYGNFIQTIFDFLIIAAAIFMFVKVFNKLTSKREEEEKKEELPEPTKEEEILGEIRDLLKQQNSSKDRA
- a CDS encoding DUF3917 domain-containing protein, with the protein product MIVLWIITLCMTAIFAYMTLKQNGLKRFVPGSILAGIALITYVISIFIESVSVDMSTSLMFMGITLFAGSIMVLMVAGIIAFIHMNSETL